AAATGCACCGCCAAGGGCCGTGGCGAGGGAAAACGAATACGTCCACGGACTGGCCCAGCCGAAATAAATTCCCAGCACGATCACGTGATGCCCCATGAAGGCGACACTGGAAATGGCGATGGCCGCCGGCAGCGAAATTCGCCGTCGCAACTGCCCAAACACAAACCACCGCCAGTAATATTCTTCCAGCAGCGAATGCACCAGCGAGTAAAACAGCGCCACACCGGCATATTCGGCCGGATTGTTGATGCCTATTTCCGCCAGGCGACCGCTCATTTTTCCGGCCGCTTCGTCAAACCATCCTGCTGACTTCAGTGCCCCGAAGTAAATGGCCACCGCCGCGCCGCCGAACACCAAACCAAACACAATTCCGGCCAACAGCCCGCGAGTGGAAAACTTCGGCCAGTGCAGCGGTTCACGGCAAATCCACCCGACCCACACCAGCGGCAATCCAAACTGAATGGCTTTGCCCAACACATATACGGTTTGTTGCGTCGATTTTGCCGCCTCGGCCAGCAGCAGAAAGTACACCCACGTCAACAGCGCAGGATAAAGCAGAGCAAACAACAACAGCGGCCAATCGTAGCGGTGGTCTGGAATCGAAGGACCGATCATGGCGCATTGCGTGGCGGAAAATTCTATCTGGAACTTACGGCGACCGCTTCCAGATCGCTAACGCAATCAAACTACCCGAGATCAGAATCGAACCCGGAATTAACAATTCCTTCGAACTGGTGAAACAGCCAGCGGCAATCATCAGCCCGCCAACAATTACCGAAATAACACCAACCGTTTCGAGCAGTGCTTTTAAAGTGATTCCCGGCGTTAATTCGTGGTCCTCTGTGGATTCACTGGACATGGTGTTTCCTCAGGAGCGATGTTGCGATTGAAGTTTTTTACTCATCTTCCGCCAGGTCGGCTTCAGTAATCATCGTGAAGCCCTTGTTGCCGAGCGTTTCCAAACCCATTTCGATGTTGTCGACCATCAGGGCCACCGCCGGCCGACCATGCGGACGCACCAACAGCGGATAGGCCTGAATGATGTTCACCTCGGCCTGCAACAAGGCCGTACAGACTTGCAGCAGTGGCTGATGCCCATCGGGCAATTCGACGCCGATCAAATCGCTTTCGATCATCGCCAGGCCGGCCCGTTCCAAAATTTCGCGCCCTTGCTCCGGATGGCTGAGCAAAAACCGCACGAAGCAGCATTCGGCGGAATCGGTGATCGACAGGGCGACAATCTTGACGCGGC
The sequence above is drawn from the Pirellulales bacterium genome and encodes:
- a CDS encoding CPBP family intramembrane glutamic endopeptidase; translation: MIGPSIPDHRYDWPLLLFALLYPALLTWVYFLLLAEAAKSTQQTVYVLGKAIQFGLPLVWVGWICREPLHWPKFSTRGLLAGIVFGLVFGGAAVAIYFGALKSAGWFDEAAGKMSGRLAEIGINNPAEYAGVALFYSLVHSLLEEYYWRWFVFGQLRRRISLPAAIAISSVAFMGHHVIVLGIYFGWASPWTYSFSLATALGGAFWAWLYQRSGSIYGPWFSHLLLDAAIFGVGYDLMHTAELSH
- a CDS encoding acetolactate synthase yields the protein MSFGEGASTDFATMRGRNYPSIRQFTVFLENRVGQLLEVVRRFEGSRVKIVALSITDSAECCFVRFLLSHPEQGREILERAGLAMIESDLIGVELPDGHQPLLQVCTALLQAEVNIIQAYPLLVRPHGRPAVALMVDNIEMGLETLGNKGFTMITEADLAEDE